Proteins encoded together in one Lentisphaera araneosa HTCC2155 window:
- a CDS encoding transposase produces MRRPEFENREAWHSRGFLPNYDVANKYQMITYRLADSLPKHVIAGSAGGSPAEKTQKRKLIEKYLDQSYGACYLKRPEIAQVVVDNWRHFDDERYDLIAYVVMPNHVHLLIKTYENHCLNRVVHSWKSYTSHEIKKILLEGNNAGEPPALPGDLNQLEGNNAGEPPARPGEIWMEDYWDRFIRDEKTFLYGHSLYSR; encoded by the coding sequence ATGAGACGACCAGAATTTGAAAACAGGGAAGCTTGGCATAGCCGAGGATTTTTGCCTAATTACGATGTGGCGAATAAATACCAAATGATTACTTACCGTTTAGCCGATAGTTTACCTAAGCATGTCATTGCTGGGAGCGCGGGCGGCTCGCCCGCTGAAAAAACCCAAAAACGAAAGCTTATCGAAAAATATCTCGATCAATCTTATGGAGCATGTTATTTAAAACGGCCGGAGATAGCACAAGTTGTGGTGGATAATTGGCGACATTTCGATGATGAACGTTATGACCTCATTGCTTATGTAGTGATGCCGAATCACGTTCATCTTTTGATTAAGACTTACGAAAATCATTGCTTAAATCGTGTGGTGCATTCGTGGAAAAGTTATACCAGTCATGAAATCAAAAAGATTTTGCTGGAGGGAAATAATGCGGGCGAGCCGCCCGCGCTCCCAGGGGACTTAAATCAGCTGGAGGGAAATAATGCGGGCGAGCCGCCCGCGCGCCCAGGGGAGATATGGATGGAAGATTATTGGGATCGATTTATTCGAGATGAAAAAACATTTTTGTACGGCCATTCATTATATTCTAGATAA